The Gossypium arboreum isolate Shixiya-1 chromosome 2, ASM2569848v2, whole genome shotgun sequence region TAAGCCTATTAACCAAAAGTCAAGCTTTatccaaataaaaaccaaaatttagcccaaCTTAAAGCTCGAACTTGGGACCTCGCAAACACACCCCAAAGCACATACCTTATTAACCACACATTTAAATCCCAAAATAACACAAAAGCAATTGTTCAAATATTTCCATGCTCAACCATCAAAAAAGCCGAATTTacagaaatttggggcgttacaactctacctcttAAAGAAAATTCGTCCTCGAATTTTACCTAATCAGAAAAGGTAAGGATACTATTGAAGCATcgaatcctctggctcccaagtagcctcctctgTTCTATGATTCTGCCACatcaccttcactaatggaatagATTTCCTACGCAAAACCTTAACGTCACGATCCaaaatctgaactggctcctcctcgaACGTCAGACCCGGtctaacttcaatctcctccataGGCACAATGTGTGTGGGATCAGAGCGATAACGTCTCAACATTGAGACGTGGAACATGTCATAAATATGATCCAACtttagaggtagctccaactgatatgcAACTGGGCCCACTCGCTTCAAAATCCGGTACGGCCTAATAAATCGAGcactcagcttgcccttacgaccgaacctCATAACCTTCTTTCATGGCGAGATCTTAAGAAAGACCATGTCTCCCACAGAATACTCGATGTCCTTCCTTTTTAAATCCTcataggacttctgtctattAGAAGCCACTTTCGGTCGATCCCGAATCAAGcgaaccttatcctcagtctctgAAACCAACTCCGGACCTAGAACATgctgctcacccaactcagtctagCACAAAAGAGtgcgacacttatgaccataaagtgcctcatacggtgccatctgtatactggactgataactgttgttgtaagtgAACTCTGCTAGAGGCAAGAACTCCTCCCAACTTCCTCAAAAATCCATAGCACatcctctcaacatatcctccaatatctgaattaccctctccgactgaccatctgtctaagGATGAAAAATAGTACTGAAGTCAAGACGAGAACCCAAAGCCTCATAAgcttctgccaaaatcgagacataaaacgaggatccctatcagaaatgatcAAGACAGGTACCCCATGCAGCCTCATTATCTCAGAAATGTATAGCTTGGCCAACTTCTGTAGAGAGAAGTCTGTCCTAACAGGAATGAAATGTGCGGTCTGGGTCAATCGGTCCATGATGACCCAAACAgagtccttcttagtgggtgttaggggcaacccactaacgaagtccatcgttactcgctcccatttccatatCGGTATCTTAACTGGCTGTaccaaacccgaaggtaactgatgctcagcatTAACCTGCTGACATGTCAAACAACGAGCAACAAAATCAGTcacttcacgcttcaaccttgGCCACCTGTACAACTCTCGGAAATCTttatacatcttattcccaccaaGATGCATAGTGTACGGATACTATATGCTTCCCTCAAAATCGACAGCCTCAAATCCTTATCATTAGGTACACAGATCCTACCTCGGAAGCACAATACCCCAtcattattcagcccaaaattTGTAGTAGTCCCAGTCTCAACCTGACGAAATCGCATCTCGAGATTCTTATCCTCTAACTGATTAGCTCTAATTTGTTCAATCCATGTCGGCTTCACTTGTAGCTCTTCCAGAAGACTTCCGTTGTCATAAAGACTCAATCAAGCGAACATTACTCTCAGATCGGTCACAGCCTTATGGATTagtgcatcggcgaccacattggCCTTTTCAGGGTGATACTCAATATTGCAGTCgtagtccttaagcagctcaacccatcgacgctgcctaagatttaactccttctgagtgaggagatatttgaggctcttatgatcagtgtagatgatacacttctctccatacagataatgcctccaaatcttgaATGCAAAGACCACtgcagccaactccaaatcatgcgtcaaATAATTAGCCTCATGAGTCCTAAGCTGCCGAGACGCATAGGCAACTACCTTACCGTCTTACATCAAGACGCAACCCAAACCCATATGTGACACATCACTGTAAACCACGAGGTCCCTACCAGGCTCAAGCTACATCAGAACTGGAGCCTGTGTCAAAATTGTCTTGAGCTTCATGAAGCCCTCCTATCGCGCATTAGTCCAAATGAAAGGGACTCATTTACACAACAATTTAGTCAACAGCGCTGCGATCAACGAGAACCCCTCTACAAAATGTCAGTAATACCCTgacagtcccagaaaactgcgaatCTCTGACACATTCTTCGGCTATTTCCAATCCATcacagcctcaatcttacgaggatcaaCTTGAATCCCCTCAGAAGAAACCACATGCCCTAAAAAGGTTACCTCCCTaggccagaactcacacttcgtgaacTTCGCATATAACTGTTTCTCACGAAGGATCTGTAGAACCACTTTCAAATGCTCGTCGTGCTTGTCCTCATACTTAGAATACAGTAAAATTTCGTcgatgaacaccaccacaaatCAATCCAAGTAGGGTTGAAACacgcggttcatcaagtccatgaatgccgctggtgcattagtcaaccccaAAAGGCATGACTAGGAACTCGTGatgcccataacgagtcctaaatgtcgtcttatgcacatcggcctcttttaccctcaactgatgataatctGACCGCAGATCAATTTTagaaaacactgaagcccctctAAACTAGTCAAATAGGTCGTC contains the following coding sequences:
- the LOC108465637 gene encoding uncharacterized protein LOC108465637; the encoded protein is MRFGRKGKLSARFIRPYRILKRVGPVAYQLELPLKLDHIYDMFHVSMLRRYRSDPTHIVPMEEIEVRPGLTFEEEPVQILDRDVKVLRRKSIPLVKVMWQNHRTEEATWEPEDSMLQ
- the LOC108465647 gene encoding uncharacterized protein LOC108465647 gives rise to the protein MHLGGNKMYKDFRELYRWPRLKREVTDFVARCLTCQQVNAEHQLPSGLVQPVKIPIWKWERTAHFIPVRTDFSLQKLAKLYISEIMRLHGVPVLIISDRDPRFMSRFWQKLMRLWVLVLTSVLFFILRQMTELGEQHVLGPELVSETEDKVRLIRDRPKVASNRQKSYEDLKRKDIEYSVGDMVFLKISP